The proteins below come from a single Malus sylvestris chromosome 3, drMalSylv7.2, whole genome shotgun sequence genomic window:
- the LOC126617088 gene encoding ent-kaurene synthase TSP4, chloroplastic-like, with the protein MLSFRGNGSNSEGWRAFLAYISEGNAELQDWQTVMKYQRKNGSLFNSPSTTAAAFTHTKNADCLQYLRRLLDKFGNAVPTIYPLDKYARLSMVSSLESLGIDRHFREEIRSVIDETYRLWLQGDEEIFSDAATCAMAFRLLRVNGYDISADPLVKFSEDCFFNSYGGYLKDVSAALELFRASEIIIHPDESILEKQNYWTSHFLKEELSNMLIQPHRPNKHIALEVDHALKSPYHANLGRLSTKRAIKHYNTDGTRILKSSYSSLNIGHEDFLELAVEDYNICQSIHRKEFNHLERWVVEHRLDKLKFARQKQAYCYLSAAADLFPPELSDARMSWAKNAFLTTVVDDFFDIDGSEEELINLIQLVEKWDLDASVDCCSKHVEIIFSALRDTISEIGVKAFNLQGRNVTTDVIKIWLDCLNSMLKEAEWSRNKSVPTMDEYMANAGTSFALGPIVLPALYFVGPKLSEEVVGNSELQYLFTLMSTCGRLLNDVQSFKRELAEGKLNAVSLATIHGGGTVSEEDAINDIKNVITSETRELLRVVLLEKGSAVPRACKDLFWNLNKVMHLFYWKDDGYVGNEMMKAVNEVIGELIVLQ; encoded by the exons ATGTTATCCTTTAGAGGAAATGGAAGCAACTCAGAGGGTTGGAGAGCCTTCTTGGCTTATATTTCGGAAGGAAATGCAGAGTTGCAGGATTGGCAGACGGTTATGAAGTACCAAAGGAAGAATGGGTCCTTGTTTAATTCACCATCAACCACAGCCGCTGCTTTTACTCACACTAAGAATGCTGATTGTCTTCAGTACCTCCGCAGACTCTTAGACAAGTTTGGGAATGCAG TTCCAACGATATACCCTCTAGATAAATATGCTCGTCTTTCTATGGTTTCCAGCCTTGAAAGTTTGGGTATCGATCGACATTTCAGGGAGGAAATTAGAAGCGTAATTGATGAAACATACAG ATTATGGCTGCAGGGGGATGAAGAAATATTTTCAGATGCTGCCACCTGTGCAATGGCGTTTCGACTCTTACGCGTTAATGGATATGACATTTCTGCAG ATCCATTAGTAAAATTTTCCGaagattgtttcttcaattcctACGGAGGATACTTGAAGGACGTTAGTGCTGCCTTAGAATTGTTTAGGGCTTCCGAAATCATCATACATCCAGATGAGTCAATTCTTGAGAAACAAAACTACTGGACAAGTCATTTTCTGAAAGAGGAGTTATCCAATATGTTAATTCAGCCTCATAGACCGAATAAGCACATTGCCCTGGAG GTGGATCATGCTCTTAAATCCCCTTACCATGCAAATTTGGGTCGTTTATCAACCAAGAGAGCTATAAAACATTACAACACAGATGGTACAAGGATTCTGAAATCTTCTTATAG CTCTTTGAATATTGGACATGAAGATTTCCTCGAACTGGCAGTGGAAGACTATAACATTTGCCAATCTATACATCGTAAAGAATTCAACCATCTTGAAAG GTGGGTTGTTGAGCACAGATTAGACAAGCTAAAGTTTGCTCGGCAGAAGCAAGCGTACTGCTACCTCTCTGCTGCAGCAGACCTTTTCCCTCCGGAACTATCAGATGCCCGCATGTCATGGGCCAAAAATGCATTTCTCACAACTGTGGTTGATGATTTCTTTGACATTGATGGTTCGGAAGAGGAACTAATAAACCTTATACAATTGGTCGAGAA GTGGGACTTAGATGCAAGTGTTGATTGTTGTTCTAAGCACGTTGAAATCATATTTTCAGCACTTAGGGACACAATTAGTGAGATTGGAGTCAAAGCGTTCAACTTGCAAGGACGTAATGTAACAACTGACGTAATTAAGATT TGGTTGGATTGCCTGAACTCTATGTTAAAAGAAGCTGAGTGGTCGAGAAACAAGTCCGTGCCAACAATGGATGAATATATGGCAAATgcaggaacatcatttgccttGGGACCAATTGTCCTCCCAGCTCTCTATTTTGTTGGGCCTAAACTTTCAGAGGAGGTTGTAGGAAATTCTGAACTCCAGTATCTGTTCACGCTTATGAGCACTTGTGGGCGTCTTCTCAACGATGTCCAAAGCTTTAAG AGGGAATTAGCGGAAGGGAAGTTAAATGCTGTATCGTTGGCCACGATTCATGGTGGTGGTACTGTATCTGAGGAAGATGCGATCAATGATATTAAGAACGTTATAACAAGTGAGACGAGAGAACTGCTAAGAGTTGTTTTGCTGGAGAAGGGTAGCGCAGTTCCAAGAGCTTGCAAggatttgttttggaacttGAACAAAGTGATGCACCTTTTTTATTGGAAGGATGATGGGTATGTTGGGAACGAGATGATGAAGGCCGTAAATGAAGTCATTGGAGAACTTATTGTTCTTCAATGA